In the Oryza glaberrima chromosome 6, OglaRS2, whole genome shotgun sequence genome, one interval contains:
- the LOC127777204 gene encoding probable WRKY transcription factor 19 isoform X2 codes for MDSFQHGMDADKHHIFGERGNMIQLNMCASDGRSVVGQRCQRLGCNNVVEGQTLLCKSHSIGQRCQMLGCPHIVPDGSVLCMSHGGGRPLGEPGSSTVACSKSEISIKYEGESGFRVTQNAGNDLGSAGIYNPDGDVVMCKYQGCSKRAQGNAMYCKIHRGGSKGCMVQGCTKGAHGGTPLCIAHGGGKRCAVTGCPNAACGSSQGLTDRCVRHGGGRRCRFDGCVKGAQGNTDFCIGHGGGRRCKFEGCGKSAQGRSDYCIKHGGGRRCKFQGCATSAKWGMDFCSLHRKSLMSGSNSSHEMLPAPPPKRRAKKTKTAVGPSGLSSEPKSAESVMIKHASNAGHQQQPIHSMKSSPSSGLTASTEGDVAARSHALFGL; via the exons ATGGATTCTTTTCAACATG GCATGGATGCTGATAAACACCACATTTTTGGGGAGCGTGGCAATATGATTCAGTTAAAT ATGTGTGCATCTGATGGTCGTTCTGTTG TTGGACAACGATGCCAGAGACTTGGGTGTAACAATGTTGTTGAAGGCCAGACATTGCTCTGTAAAAGTCACAGTATAGGGCAACGATGCCAAATGCTTGGCTGCCCTCATATTGTACCAGATGGCTCAGTATTATGTATGTCCCATGGTGGAGGTCGCCCGCTTGGTGAACCTGGTTCCAGTACAGTAGCTTGCTCCAAATCAGAAATTTCAATCAAGTACGAAGGAGAGAGTGGGTTCAGAGTAACCCAAAATGCTGGGAATGATCTGGGTAGTGCAGGAATCTATAATCCTGATGGTGATGTTGTGATGTGCAAGTACCAGGGTTGCAGCAAGCGAGCCCAGGGAAATGCAATGTACTGTAAGATTCACCGCGGCGGTTCAAAGGGCTGCATGGTTCAAGGTTGTACAAAGGGTGCACATGGGGGCACACCTTTATGCATTGCTCATGGCGGAGGCAAGCGCTGCGCTGTCACTGGATGCCCCAATGCAGCATGTGGCAGCAGTCAAGGCCTCACTGACCGCTGTGTAAGGCATGGTGGTGGAAGGAGGTGCAGGTTTGATGGTTGTGTGAAGGGTGCCCAAGGGAACACAGACTTTTGCATTGGACATGGTGGGGGAAGACGCTGCAAGTTTGAAGGATGTGGTAAGAGTGCACAAGGGCGGAGTGATTACTGCATCAAACATGGTGGCGGCAGGCGCTGCAAGTTTCAAGGATGTGCCACGAGTGCAAAATGGGGCATGGATTTCTGCTCTTTGCACAGAAAGAGCTTGATGAGCGGCAGCAATTCTTCCCATGAAATGCTGCCAGCGCCACCGCCCAAGCGCCGGGCCAAGAAGACCAAGACCGCGGTTGGTCCATCTGGTCTCTCCAGTGAACCCAAATCAGCAGAGAGTGTGATGATTAAGCATGCTTCCAATGCGGGTCACCAACAACAGCCGATCCACTCTATGAAATCCTCGCCGTCTTCTGGGTTAACTGCTTCAACTGAGGGTGATGTGGCGGCGAGGAGCCATGCATTATTTGGACTGTAG
- the LOC127777204 gene encoding probable WRKY transcription factor 19 isoform X3, which translates to MLGCPHIVPDGSVLCMSHGGGRPLGEPGSSTVACSKSEISIKYEGESGFRVTQNAGNDLGSAGIYNPDGDVVMCKYQGCSKRAQGNAMYCKIHRGGSKGCMVQGCTKGAHGGTPLCIAHGGGKRCAVTGCPNAACGSSQGLTDRCVRHGGGRRCRFDGCVKGAQGNTDFCIGHGGGRRCKFEGCGKSAQGRSDYCIKHGGGRRCKFQGCATSAKWGMDFCSLHRKSLMSGSNSSHEMLPAPPPKRRAKKTKTAVGPSGLSSEPKSAESVMIKHASNAGHQQQPIHSMKSSPSSGLTASTEGDVAARSHALFGL; encoded by the coding sequence ATGCTTGGCTGCCCTCATATTGTACCAGATGGCTCAGTATTATGTATGTCCCATGGTGGAGGTCGCCCGCTTGGTGAACCTGGTTCCAGTACAGTAGCTTGCTCCAAATCAGAAATTTCAATCAAGTACGAAGGAGAGAGTGGGTTCAGAGTAACCCAAAATGCTGGGAATGATCTGGGTAGTGCAGGAATCTATAATCCTGATGGTGATGTTGTGATGTGCAAGTACCAGGGTTGCAGCAAGCGAGCCCAGGGAAATGCAATGTACTGTAAGATTCACCGCGGCGGTTCAAAGGGCTGCATGGTTCAAGGTTGTACAAAGGGTGCACATGGGGGCACACCTTTATGCATTGCTCATGGCGGAGGCAAGCGCTGCGCTGTCACTGGATGCCCCAATGCAGCATGTGGCAGCAGTCAAGGCCTCACTGACCGCTGTGTAAGGCATGGTGGTGGAAGGAGGTGCAGGTTTGATGGTTGTGTGAAGGGTGCCCAAGGGAACACAGACTTTTGCATTGGACATGGTGGGGGAAGACGCTGCAAGTTTGAAGGATGTGGTAAGAGTGCACAAGGGCGGAGTGATTACTGCATCAAACATGGTGGCGGCAGGCGCTGCAAGTTTCAAGGATGTGCCACGAGTGCAAAATGGGGCATGGATTTCTGCTCTTTGCACAGAAAGAGCTTGATGAGCGGCAGCAATTCTTCCCATGAAATGCTGCCAGCGCCACCGCCCAAGCGCCGGGCCAAGAAGACCAAGACCGCGGTTGGTCCATCTGGTCTCTCCAGTGAACCCAAATCAGCAGAGAGTGTGATGATTAAGCATGCTTCCAATGCGGGTCACCAACAACAGCCGATCCACTCTATGAAATCCTCGCCGTCTTCTGGGTTAACTGCTTCAACTGAGGGTGATGTGGCGGCGAGGAGCCATGCATTATTTGGACTGTAG